One Coccinella septempunctata chromosome 1, icCocSept1.1, whole genome shotgun sequence DNA window includes the following coding sequences:
- the LOC123309053 gene encoding polycystic kidney disease 2-like 2 protein encodes MKGSKSQEELASQFQNIGGQKSPEDVVRLKARLRDAYSDEISLGSQTEVKQNKPKKVRCITRAMAEDFSREQVLFSSLIETIFYIFFAITCWIHVANLKNSEMYYMTEAIKQGFFKKQFGGDDAEGVEPISFADIATVSDMWNFISKMFIDTIYYDKYFSKFSNVEDERGLSVLFENVLLGVPRIRQVRVAEDSCEIHPYFRRLFRLCFSSYDDYTEDKSTFGVGKETAWVYSDETVTENIQVAGAVATYNGGGFYLDLSLNGTEALKQVKYLEENLWITRNTRAVFLDFAVYNANLNIFGICKIIFELPPTGGVLPSHKFDCVKLIVTYDQWGYFIFICESVFYIFIFIYLLQSLRELVYFKWRYFVRFWSYIDCVITALALVTFILMNYKRNYVDYYITKIKENPDKYGNLEYIAYMQGLHDDIAAITLFFVFIRFFKYLNFNKTMGQLNDTLKKCTWDIMGFSIMFFIIFFAYSELGFLLFGSQVRDFRTFGHSMFTLLRTILGDFDYGVIEEAHRILAPIYFLSYIFLVFFVLLNMFLAIINDTYADVKTELAIAPTELQMTDYLKMHLFKFLSRSKCCKFKVKEIKKTDYSLTAEEIRTALDKCGFSYLEIEMFFARYNINPVAMVTEYDISKLVSELENITPETVTEKQKTPEAVKNTEELLQQKQQLKDMESTMFELASKIDELIKTLEKLNATHVTKKEESSESLDFY; translated from the exons ATGAAGGGTTCGAAATCGCAGGAAGAATTAGCCAGTCAATTTCAGAATATCGGAGGTCAGAAAAGTCCAGAAGATGTAGTCAGACTGAAAGCAAGACTACGCGATGCATATTCCGATGAGATAAGTTTGGGGTCCCAAACGGAGGTCAAACAGAACAAACCGAAGAAAG TGCGATGCATCACTCGTGCAATGGCTGAAGACTTCAGTAGAGAACAAGTTTTGTTCAGTTCGCTCATTGAGACCATTTTCTACATATTCTTCGCTATAACCTGTTGGATCC ACGTGGCAAACctgaaaaattctgaaatgtactATATGACCGAAGCTATCAAGCAGGGCTTCTTCAAGAAACAGTTTGGAGGTGATGATGCAGAAGGAGTGGAACCGATAAGCTTCGCTGACATTGCTACAGTTTCCGACATGTGGAAT tttatatCTAAGATGTTCATCGACACCATTTATTACGATAAATACTTCAGTAAATTTTCCAACGTGGAAGATGAAAGAGGGCTAAGTGTGTTATTTGAAAACGTTCTTCTGGGGGTTCCCCGGATAAGGCAG GTTCGCGTTGCAGAGGACTCTTGTGAGATCCACCCTTATTTTCGAAGATTATTCAGATTGTGTTTCTCATCGTATGACGACTATACTGAAGATAAAAGTACATTTGGAGTAGGCAAAGAAACTGC TTGGGTATATTCCGATGAAACCGTCACCGAGAATATACAGGTGGCTGGCGCTGTAGCCACATACAACGGCGGTGGATTCTACCTTGACCTTAGTCTGAATGGGACCGAGGCCTTGAAGCAGGTCAAATATCTGGAGGAAAACCTCTGGATCACGAGGAACACGAGGGCGGTGTTTCTGGACTTCGCGGTTTATAACGCCAATCTTAACATCTTCGGGATATGCAA aataatattcgaACTTCCTCCAACCGGGGGTGTTTTACCTAGTCACAAATTCGACTGTGTGAAACTGATAGTGACGTACGACCAATGGGGATACTTCATTTTCATATGCGAGTCCGTTTTTTACATATTCATCTTCATTTACTTGCTGCAGTCGCTGAGAGAATTAGTTTACTTCAAATGGAGATATTTCGTTCGTTTTTGGTCATACATTGACTGCGTTATCACAGCA CTAGCTCTGGTTACTTTCATCCTCATGAATTATAAGAGGAATTATGTGGACTACTACATAacgaaaataaaagaaaatccTGACAAATATGGAAATTTGGAGTACATCGCTTACATGCAAGGCCTACATGATGATATAGCTGCCATCACACTTTTCTTCGTATTCATCAGATTcttcaaatatttgaatttcaataaaacaatgGGTCAATTGAATGACACACTGAAAAAG TGCACCTGGGATATAATGGGTTTTTCCATCAtgttcttcatcattttcttcgcTTACTCTGAACTTGGATTCCTACTCTTCGGTTCACAA gtGAGAGATTTCAGAACCTTTGGACACTCAATGTTCACCCTTCTAAGAACAATACTGGGTGATTTCGACTATGGAGTGATAGAAGAAGCTCATAGAATTTTAGCACCTATATATTTCCTCAGCTAcatatttttggtatttttcgtCCTGTTg AACATGTTTTTGGCTATCATCAACGACACCTACGCAGACGTTAAAACAGAACTGGCAATAGCTCCAACCGAATTACAAATGACCGACTATTTAAAGATGCATCTCTTCAAATTCTTAAGTAGGAGCAAATGCTGCAAATTCAAGGTGAAAGAGATCAAGAAAACCGATTACAGTTTAACTGCCGAAGAAATAAGGACGGCACTCGATAA GTGTGGCTTCAGTTACTTAGAAATAGAGATGTTCTTCGCCCGCTACAATATAAATCCAGTGGCTATGGTGACAGAATACGATATCAGTAAACTTGTGTCTGAATTGGAGAATATTACGCCAG aaactgtaacagaaaaacagaaaactcCAGAAGCCGTGAAAAACACCGAAGAATTATTGCA ACAGAAACAGCAGCTGAAAGACATGGAATCCACGATGTTTGAGTTAGCGTCCAAGATTGATGAGCTGATCAAGACTCTCGAGAAACTTAATGCTACGCATGTAACGAAGAAGGAAGAATCATCAGAGAGCCTCGATTTCTATTAA
- the LOC123309138 gene encoding U6 snRNA phosphodiesterase: MEGSALQLLAYYGNDGESSDEDVPGPNVSTKRRFKEEVRQRLPVPECMKKIDSPTWIDDPSEHQGRIRSFKHERGNWATFVYVPCESHNGITSLQESIIKCIPEVPIQKVEDLHLSLSKTVILKYHWIHPFMNSIKERISHYRRFVLTIGNLKVYCNEEKTRTFIGLEVTSAHDTLHALIKELDICLSEFKLPPFYQDPSFHISILWCVGDLQSKLDSYLPHFNLMLNKVMTEYSEQIWYIPVNYLFCKTGNKKFQFPLD, encoded by the exons ATGGAAGGGAGTGCTCTTCAACTATTAGCCTACTATGGAAATGATGGGGAAAGTTCGGATGAAGATGTTCCTGGACCTAACGTTTCAACAAAAAGGAGGTTCAAAGAAGAAGTCAGGCAAAG acTCCCCGTTCCAGAgtgtatgaaaaaaattgatagtcCCACATGGATAGACGACCCATCAGAACACCAAGGACGAATTCGATCATTCAAGCATGAGAGAGGCAATTGGGCCACTTTTGTTTATGTGCCTT gtgaatctCATAATGGTATTACATCTCTACAGGAATCTATAATTAAATGCATACCTGAAGTGCCTATTCAAAAAGTTGAAGATTTACATTTGAGCTTATCGAAAACTGTTATTTTGAAATACCACTGGATTCATCCTTTTATGAATTCGATAAAAGAGAGAATATCACACTATAGAAG GTTTGTTCttacaattggaaatttaaaaGTATATTGCAATGAAGAGAAAACAAGAACTTTCATTGGTTTAGAAGTCACTAGTGCTCATGATACCTTACATGCTCTGATAAAAGAATTGGATATTTGCCTATCAGAATTCAAGCTTCCACCTTTCTATCAA GATCCATCATTTCATATAAGCATATTATGGTGTGTGGGAGATCTACAGAGTAAATTGGACTCCTATTTACCACATTTCAACTTAATGTTGAACAAAGTGATGACTGAATATTCAGAACAAATATGGTATATCCCAgtgaattatttattttgtaaAACAGGAAATAAGAAGTTTCAGTTTCCCTTAGATTGA
- the LOC123309142 gene encoding uncharacterized protein LOC123309142 gives MDKYLKSTNNWNEDKLNDAIRKRIQFYKEENAKFETTFSHCKLLHESSSSSNWDLDWDMHKEIDRLGTVLEHFDITEFDATALAMAYIEQKSNDNNYIIEKLKNDTKLYIGLNDEILKDIERLSRDLKEAKEKIHSAFELSNDDIFVLEKKISAYENELAKFEKKHSWLKNPQLDLTHIAKEAQTLASMQEEREALEKELNIYQGLQPDLQEASHQLSVVKKQYQEMKDKFHSSV, from the exons ATGGATAAATACCTCAAATCTACCAATAATTGGAACGAAGATAAACTCAACGATGCAATAAGGAAGAGGATTCAGTTTTATAAAGAAGAAA ATGCAAAATTCGAAACAACATTCAGTCATTGTAAATTACTACATGAATCTTCTTCCAGTTCGAATTGGGACTTGGATTGGGATATGCACAAAGAAATCGATCGGCTTGGTACAGTTCTAGAACATTTTGACATCACTGAATTTGATGCTACAGCACTGGCTATGGCATATATTGAGCAAAAATCAAATGATAACAATTATAttatagaaaaattgaaaaatgacacAAAACTCTACATTGGTCTAAATGATGAAATCTTGAAAGATATCGAGAGATTATCAAG gGATTTGAAAGAAGCTAAAGAAAAAATTCACAGTGCCTTTGAGCTGTCTAATGATGATATCTTTGTactagagaaaaaaatttctgccTATGAAAATGAACTTGCCAAATTTGAA AAAAAACATTCTTGGTTAAAGAACCCTCAGCTTGATTTAACACATATAGCTAAAGAAGCCCAAACTTTGGCAAGTATGCAGGAGGAAAGAGAAGCTTTAGAAAAGGAATTAAATATATATCAGGGTTTACAACCTGATTTGCAGGAAGCTTCTCATCAGCTTTCAGTAGTAAAGAAACAATACCAGGAAATGAAAGATAAATTTCATTCAAGTGTTTGA
- the LOC123309172 gene encoding U6 snRNA-associated Sm-like protein LSm2, translated as MLFYSFFKSLVGKDVVVELKNDLSICGTLHSVDQYLNIKLTDISVTDTDKYPHMLSVKNCFIRGSVVRYVQLPADEVDTQLLQDAARKESAVPTR; from the exons ATG CTTTTCTACTCTTTCTTCAAATCCTTAGTAGGGAAAGATGTTGTCGTAGAACTTAAAAACGATCTAAG TATTTGTGGTACCCTGCACTCGGTAGACCAGTATTTAAATATAAAACTCACTGATATAAGTGTGACAGATACCGATAAATACCCACACATG ctTTCTGTTAAAAACTGTTTCATTCGAGGATCTGTTGTTCGTTATGTTCAATTACCAGCTGATGAAGTTGATACACAACTCTTACAAGATGCCGCACGCAAAGAATCAGCTGTACCAACTAGATAA